A genomic segment from Geitlerinema sp. PCC 7407 encodes:
- a CDS encoding diguanylate cyclase: MKTPPVLSSLSPQRSLETVVVGGFGIALLLLGVIGGISEWSVSRLLRTAESLSHQHEVLYELSTLLSQIKDIQVGQRGYVITGDEVFLEPHDLGIKRTYEELEHLRQLLSYDSEHQQELMLLQALIDERVGFSRRVVNARRTQGQKAAEALIASKQGEQNMNQIRFLVGILERKAQQTLAEQTRIAQVNARNTHWVIWVGSGLALALMPTAGLVVYRGIGQRDRIAGALRATEARFRAAVEASPDALFVVETVLDPEGKVADFVLSDLNAKAEQMIGRPRAQALGQPLRRMLPIYEQAESFEQLLQAAQRQVPLQEDFQAAIAPEKVRWLQHQVVPMEDGLAITLRDVSDRKAVEGVLHDSNAELQGWVAQLEQYNEDLTLLNQLSDLLQACITLEEACKVIGQLMPLLLPQFSGGVSLISNSRNIVETVATWGDAIASQPLFGLQECVALRRGQPHLVEHIHQGLICQHLTHPLPGAYFCIPIVAQGDIIGVLHFSAPTTGTFNRTQQQLAVTIARQVSLALANLRLYQSLQRQSIRDPLTGLFNRRYLEESLEREVRRAERKQQTLGVILLDIDHFKRFNDTFGHKAGDTVLREVGAFLQGQIRATDIACRYGGEEFLLILPEASPEDTRQRAEQLREGIKHLNLQQNAEALGAITLSLGVAVFPIHGQSGEAVIQAADTALYKAKAAGRDRVFVAASSHAGL; encoded by the coding sequence ACTGTCATCCCTCTCTCCTCAGCGATCGCTCGAAACCGTCGTTGTTGGGGGGTTTGGAATCGCTTTGCTGCTGCTGGGGGTCATCGGCGGGATCTCGGAGTGGAGCGTCAGTCGACTTTTGAGGACTGCGGAGTCTCTTTCCCACCAGCATGAAGTCCTCTACGAACTGTCCACCCTGCTGTCCCAAATCAAAGACATCCAGGTCGGCCAGCGCGGCTATGTCATTACCGGTGATGAGGTCTTTTTGGAGCCCCACGATCTCGGAATCAAGCGCACCTACGAGGAACTCGAACACCTTCGCCAGCTGCTGTCTTATGACAGCGAGCACCAACAAGAGCTGATGCTGCTCCAGGCCCTGATTGATGAGCGCGTTGGATTTTCGCGCAGGGTGGTGAATGCGCGGCGCACTCAGGGCCAAAAGGCGGCTGAGGCGCTGATCGCGAGCAAACAAGGCGAACAGAATATGAATCAGATTCGCTTTTTGGTGGGGATTTTGGAGCGCAAAGCGCAGCAGACCCTGGCAGAACAGACGCGCATTGCCCAGGTGAATGCTCGCAACACTCACTGGGTTATCTGGGTTGGCAGTGGTCTGGCGTTGGCGCTGATGCCGACCGCAGGCTTGGTGGTCTATCGGGGCATCGGGCAGCGCGATCGCATTGCTGGGGCTCTCCGAGCCACTGAGGCACGGTTTCGGGCGGCGGTGGAGGCCAGTCCGGATGCGCTTTTTGTGGTCGAGACAGTTTTGGACCCAGAGGGCAAGGTTGCAGATTTTGTCTTGAGCGATCTCAATGCTAAGGCGGAGCAGATGATCGGTCGGCCGCGGGCTCAGGCCCTGGGTCAGCCGCTGCGGCGGATGCTGCCAATCTATGAGCAGGCCGAGAGCTTTGAGCAGCTTTTGCAGGCGGCGCAGCGCCAAGTCCCCCTACAAGAAGATTTCCAGGCGGCGATCGCCCCCGAGAAGGTGCGCTGGCTCCAGCATCAGGTGGTGCCGATGGAGGATGGCTTGGCCATCACCCTGCGGGACGTGAGCGATCGCAAGGCGGTCGAAGGCGTCCTCCACGACTCCAATGCCGAGCTCCAGGGCTGGGTTGCCCAGCTCGAGCAGTACAACGAAGACCTGACCCTGCTCAACCAGCTCAGCGACCTGCTGCAGGCCTGCATTACCCTCGAGGAAGCCTGCAAGGTGATTGGCCAGCTGATGCCGCTGCTGCTGCCCCAGTTTTCGGGGGGCGTGTCCCTGATCAGCAACTCCCGAAATATTGTCGAGACCGTCGCCACCTGGGGAGACGCGATCGCCAGCCAGCCCCTTTTCGGCCTCCAGGAGTGCGTTGCCCTCCGTCGCGGCCAGCCTCACCTTGTCGAGCACATTCACCAAGGGCTGATCTGCCAGCACCTCACCCATCCCCTTCCAGGAGCCTATTTCTGCATCCCCATCGTTGCCCAAGGCGATATCATCGGCGTTCTGCACTTTAGCGCCCCCACCACCGGCACCTTCAACCGCACCCAGCAGCAGCTAGCCGTCACCATCGCCCGCCAGGTCTCCCTCGCCCTCGCCAATCTGCGCCTCTATCAGAGCCTGCAGCGCCAGAGCATCCGCGACCCGCTGACCGGTCTGTTCAACCGGCGCTACCTCGAAGAGTCCCTGGAGCGAGAAGTGCGGCGCGCCGAGCGCAAACAGCAAACCCTCGGGGTCATCCTGCTGGACATCGACCATTTCAAGCGCTTCAACGACACCTTCGGCCACAAAGCGGGGGACACCGTTTTGCGAGAAGTGGGCGCTTTTTTGCAGGGGCAGATTCGCGCCACGGACATCGCCTGTCGCTATGGCGGCGAAGAATTTTTGCTGATTTTGCCCGAAGCCTCTCCAGAGGATACCCGGCAGCGCGCCGAGCAGCTGCGCGAAGGCATCAAGCATCTCAACCTCCAGCAAAATGCTGAAGCCCTCGGCGCGATCACCCTTTCTCTGGGGGTTGCGGTCTTTCCAATCCATGGCCAGAGCGGAGAGGCCGTGATCCAGGCGGCCGACACCGCCCTCTACAAAGCCAAAGCCGCCGGGCGCGATCGCGTTTTTGTCGCCGCCAGCAGCCACGCAGGTTTGTAG
- a CDS encoding ferrochelatase has product MVATPEKHLHSVPAPAASSDRVAVLLMGYGEVESYEDFANYNEQALNLLTAKFAPVPTWIYPPLAQLLAMFDLHEWNHQHGNFISPHNAIFEQQRAGIEKHLQERWGDRVQVFKAFNFCAPFLPEQVLSEIKAQGFDKLLIYPLLVVDSIFTSGIAVEQVNAALAKLGDSSEHWVKGQRYIPSFYNEPAYLDLLAAMVEEKVRADLAVAHLPSQTGIILMNHGCPMKAKGFTSGIDESQALFERTRERLINKYPLISVGWLNHDTPLIDWTQPDVTQASKNLMALGATALVFMPIGFATENHETLLDVDHIIHALRRKRPDVTYVQMPCVNEHPEFVKMAADWANPQIEALFAEQALSVAPGRAAELAAHQAVHHHHHDGHHHHGHHHDGHGHHH; this is encoded by the coding sequence GTGGTAGCCACCCCCGAAAAACATCTGCACTCAGTCCCCGCCCCCGCCGCCAGCAGCGATCGCGTCGCCGTCCTGCTCATGGGCTACGGCGAGGTCGAGAGCTACGAGGACTTCGCCAACTACAACGAGCAGGCGCTCAATCTGCTAACGGCCAAATTTGCGCCGGTGCCCACCTGGATCTATCCGCCGCTGGCCCAGCTGCTAGCCATGTTTGACCTGCACGAGTGGAACCACCAGCACGGCAACTTCATTTCCCCCCACAACGCCATCTTTGAGCAGCAGCGGGCCGGAATCGAAAAGCATCTCCAGGAGCGCTGGGGCGATCGCGTTCAGGTCTTCAAAGCCTTTAACTTCTGCGCGCCCTTCCTGCCCGAGCAGGTGCTCAGCGAGATCAAAGCCCAGGGCTTCGACAAGCTGCTGATCTATCCGCTCCTGGTCGTTGACTCCATCTTCACCAGCGGCATCGCGGTGGAGCAGGTCAACGCCGCCCTCGCCAAACTCGGCGACAGCAGCGAGCACTGGGTCAAGGGTCAGCGCTACATTCCCTCTTTTTATAACGAGCCAGCTTACCTTGATCTGCTGGCCGCCATGGTCGAGGAGAAGGTCCGAGCAGACCTAGCGGTAGCTCATCTGCCTTCTCAAACCGGCATCATCTTGATGAACCATGGCTGTCCCATGAAGGCCAAAGGGTTTACGTCGGGCATCGACGAAAGTCAGGCCCTCTTCGAAAGAACCCGGGAGCGCCTGATCAACAAGTACCCGCTGATCTCCGTGGGCTGGCTCAACCACGACACGCCGCTGATCGACTGGACCCAGCCGGATGTCACCCAAGCTTCCAAAAACCTGATGGCCCTGGGGGCGACCGCGCTGGTCTTTATGCCCATTGGGTTTGCCACCGAGAACCACGAGACTCTCCTGGACGTGGACCACATTATTCACGCTCTGCGGCGCAAGCGGCCCGACGTGACCTATGTGCAGATGCCCTGCGTCAATGAGCATCCCGAGTTTGTGAAGATGGCGGCAGACTGGGCCAACCCTCAGATCGAGGCGCTCTTTGCCGAGCAGGCGCTGAGCGTCGCGCCAGGGCGGGCGGCTGAGCTGGCCGCGCACCAGGCAGTCCACCACCATCACCACGATGGTCACCACCATCACGGCCATCACCATGACGGTCACGGCCATCATCACTAG
- a CDS encoding NADPH-dependent FMN reductase: protein MVKIVAIGGSLRPDSTSYKLLERSLQRVSALGAEAELLDLRQMNLPFCHGGQEYPDHPDVDRLRQTVASADGLILATPEYHGGVSGVLKNALDLMSFEQLSGKVVGLLSVLGGQSNSNSLNELRLIMRWVHAWVIPEQVAVGQAWQAFGEDGKLLDQKLSERLDQFAQSLVESAQRFQSNVSS from the coding sequence ATGGTCAAAATCGTTGCAATTGGCGGCAGTCTCCGCCCCGACTCCACCAGCTACAAACTCCTAGAGCGATCGCTCCAGCGAGTCTCTGCCCTCGGCGCGGAGGCAGAGCTGCTGGACCTGCGGCAGATGAACCTCCCGTTTTGCCATGGCGGCCAAGAGTACCCGGACCATCCCGACGTCGATCGTCTGCGCCAGACCGTCGCCAGCGCAGACGGCCTGATCCTGGCAACCCCCGAGTACCACGGCGGCGTCAGCGGCGTCCTGAAAAATGCCCTAGATCTAATGAGCTTCGAGCAGCTCTCTGGAAAAGTCGTGGGTCTGCTCAGCGTCTTGGGCGGCCAGTCCAACAGCAACTCCCTCAACGAGCTGCGCCTGATCATGCGCTGGGTCCACGCCTGGGTGATCCCAGAGCAGGTGGCGGTCGGCCAAGCCTGGCAGGCCTTTGGTGAAGACGGCAAACTCCTGGACCAAAAGCTCTCCGAGCGCCTGGATCAGTTTGCGCAAAGCCTGGTGGAATCTGCCCAGCGTTTCCAGTCAAACGTGAGTTCCTAG
- the ftsH gene encoding ATP-dependent zinc metalloprotease FtsH, which translates to MNQLFRRSANTTGAIALGWLILQGSLAGLPAFAQKESESLTYSELLSKIDAGEVSSIELDPTQRIAKVRLKSQGSSEPPLSVPVFEQNPELVRRANDNASLQFDIQPSTDSNAVAGLIANLLLVFLLIIGLMMILRRSTNASNQAMNFGKSRARFQMEAKTGVMFDDVAGIEEAKEELQEVVSFLKKPERFTAIGAKIPRGVLLVGPPGTGKTLLAKAIAGEAGVPFFSISGSEFVEMFVGVGASRVRDLFKKAKESAPCIVFIDEIDAVGRQRGAGIGGGNDEREQTLNQLLTEMDGFEGNAGVIIIAATNRPDVLDTALLRPGRFDRQVIVDLPGYQGRLGILEVHARNKKLSSDVSLEAIARRTPGFSGAELANLLNEAAILTARRRKDAITPLEVDDAIDRVTIGLSLTPLLDSKKKRIIAYHEVGHALLMTLLEKSDILDKVTIIPRSGGIGGFAKPVPNEDIIDSGLYSRSWLMDRITVALGGRAIEEVVFGAEEVTQGASSDIEYVTNLAREMVTRYGMSDLGPFALESGNSEVFLGRDLMTRSEYSEEVASKIDQQVRAIALHCYDIARTIMRDNRALIDQLVETLLDKELIEGEEFREIVARYTELPAKQLTSTKG; encoded by the coding sequence ATGAACCAACTGTTTCGACGCAGTGCAAACACGACCGGCGCGATCGCCCTCGGTTGGCTCATACTCCAGGGAAGTCTGGCAGGGTTGCCTGCGTTTGCGCAAAAAGAAAGCGAAAGCCTCACCTACAGCGAGCTGCTGAGCAAAATCGACGCCGGCGAAGTCTCTAGCATTGAGCTCGATCCGACTCAGCGGATTGCCAAAGTGCGTCTCAAAAGCCAGGGCAGCAGCGAGCCGCCCCTGAGCGTGCCGGTCTTTGAGCAAAACCCCGAGCTAGTGCGGCGCGCCAACGACAACGCTAGTTTGCAGTTTGACATTCAGCCGTCCACCGACAGCAACGCCGTTGCGGGCCTGATCGCCAACCTGCTGCTGGTCTTTTTGCTGATCATCGGTTTGATGATGATTCTGCGCCGCTCCACCAATGCCTCCAACCAGGCGATGAACTTCGGCAAGTCGCGGGCTCGCTTCCAGATGGAGGCGAAAACCGGCGTCATGTTTGACGACGTGGCGGGCATCGAAGAGGCCAAAGAAGAGCTGCAAGAGGTCGTTTCTTTCCTCAAGAAGCCCGAGCGGTTTACGGCGATCGGGGCCAAGATTCCTCGGGGCGTGCTGCTGGTGGGGCCTCCCGGCACCGGCAAAACCCTGCTGGCCAAGGCGATCGCTGGCGAGGCAGGAGTGCCCTTCTTCAGCATTTCTGGCTCCGAATTTGTAGAAATGTTTGTGGGGGTCGGGGCTTCCCGCGTGCGGGACCTGTTCAAGAAGGCCAAGGAAAGCGCCCCTTGCATTGTCTTTATTGATGAAATTGACGCGGTGGGCCGCCAGCGGGGCGCGGGAATCGGCGGCGGAAACGATGAGCGGGAGCAAACCCTCAACCAGCTGCTGACGGAGATGGACGGCTTCGAGGGGAACGCCGGGGTGATTATTATTGCGGCCACCAACCGGCCAGACGTGCTGGACACGGCGCTGCTGCGACCGGGCCGCTTCGATCGCCAGGTAATCGTCGATCTGCCGGGCTACCAGGGCCGTTTGGGCATCCTGGAGGTCCACGCCCGCAACAAAAAGCTGTCGTCGGATGTGTCCCTAGAGGCGATCGCCCGCCGCACCCCCGGCTTCTCGGGGGCAGAGCTGGCTAACTTGCTCAATGAAGCCGCCATCCTCACCGCCCGCCGCCGCAAGGACGCGATTACGCCCCTAGAAGTCGACGACGCCATCGATCGGGTCACCATCGGCCTATCTCTGACGCCGCTCCTCGACAGCAAGAAAAAGCGGATCATTGCCTACCATGAGGTCGGCCACGCCCTGCTGATGACGCTGCTCGAAAAATCCGACATCCTCGACAAAGTCACGATCATTCCCCGCTCGGGCGGCATCGGCGGCTTCGCCAAGCCGGTTCCCAACGAGGACATCATCGACAGCGGCCTCTACAGCCGCTCCTGGCTCATGGACCGCATCACGGTTGCTCTGGGCGGACGGGCGATCGAGGAAGTGGTCTTTGGGGCCGAAGAAGTGACCCAGGGCGCCTCCTCGGACATCGAGTACGTGACGAACCTGGCCCGAGAAATGGTGACGCGCTACGGCATGTCAGATCTAGGTCCCTTTGCCCTCGAAAGCGGCAACAGCGAAGTTTTCCTGGGCCGCGACCTGATGACGCGATCGGAGTACTCCGAAGAAGTCGCCTCCAAGATCGACCAGCAGGTGCGCGCGATCGCCCTGCACTGCTACGACATTGCCCGCACCATCATGCGGGACAACCGCGCCCTGATTGACCAGCTGGTCGAAACGCTGCTGGACAAAGAGCTGATCGAAGGGGAAGAGTTCCGGGAAATCGTCGCCCGCTACACCGAGCTGCCGGCCAAGCAGCTCACCAGCACGAAGGGATAG
- a CDS encoding HAD-IIIA family hydrolase: MARRAVFLDRDGVLNVEAGYLHRVEDLHLVPGAARAVRQLNDRGLFCCLVSNQSGPARDYYPQSHVDRLHDRLRDLLVQEAAAHLDALYYCPTLSPPEGGTATAFTYWSTWRKPNTGMLVAAAWEHDLDLGRSFMVGDKATDVDLAHNAGCRGILVQTGYGDRVLQGDYQHATRPDHIAADLPAAVAWILTQIAGDR; the protein is encoded by the coding sequence GTGGCTAGACGGGCCGTTTTTCTCGATCGAGACGGCGTGCTCAATGTCGAGGCGGGCTACCTGCACCGAGTCGAAGATCTCCACTTGGTGCCGGGGGCGGCCCGCGCAGTACGCCAGCTCAACGATCGCGGCCTCTTTTGCTGCTTGGTTTCCAATCAGTCCGGGCCAGCGCGGGACTACTACCCCCAGTCCCACGTCGATCGCCTCCACGATCGCCTAAGAGATCTTCTTGTCCAGGAAGCTGCGGCTCACCTGGATGCGCTGTACTACTGCCCCACCCTGAGCCCCCCCGAGGGCGGAACGGCGACCGCGTTTACCTACTGGAGCACCTGGCGCAAACCCAATACGGGGATGCTCGTGGCGGCAGCCTGGGAGCACGACCTCGACCTGGGCCGCAGCTTTATGGTGGGGGACAAGGCGACGGATGTGGATCTGGCCCACAATGCAGGCTGTCGAGGCATCTTGGTCCAGACGGGCTACGGCGATCGCGTTCTTCAGGGCGACTATCAGCACGCTACCCGACCGGACCACATTGCGGCCGATTTGCCTGCTGCTGTGGCCTGGATCTTGACCCAGATCGCGGGCGATCGCTAA
- a CDS encoding glycosyltransferase family 9 protein, with protein MRILALVPGGIGDQILFFPTLDSLKQAYPKAKLDVVVEPRAKAAYRVCPFVNEEIVFDFKGSNSLADWGNLLGVIRDREYDAVLSLGRSWAVGVLLWLTGVPTRVGYAGSAGAWCLTNPVPLKTEQYAASQYHDLLSGLGISGPCPDPRISVPKRDIEWAEAEQKRLGIHESGYVLIHPGASALSRLKGIEKTYPAQSWKSIIRDFRQRQPGLPVVLVQGPEDREIVEAIAADADVKIATPDDIGKLAALIAGANLMLCTDSGPMHLAVAVQTYTIALFGPTDSTKLLPTSSKIIALQSTTNRVADITPDDVLKRVWGG; from the coding sequence ATGCGCATACTGGCCCTTGTTCCTGGCGGGATTGGCGACCAAATTCTGTTTTTCCCGACCCTTGATAGCCTCAAGCAGGCCTATCCTAAGGCAAAACTTGATGTCGTTGTAGAGCCCCGCGCAAAGGCTGCCTATCGGGTGTGTCCCTTTGTGAACGAAGAGATTGTCTTCGACTTTAAAGGCAGCAATAGCTTAGCGGACTGGGGAAACTTGCTGGGCGTCATCCGCGATCGCGAATATGATGCAGTGCTCTCCCTCGGTCGTAGTTGGGCCGTCGGAGTGCTGCTGTGGCTCACCGGTGTGCCGACGCGGGTAGGCTACGCAGGCAGTGCGGGGGCCTGGTGCCTCACCAACCCGGTGCCTCTGAAAACTGAGCAGTATGCTGCCAGCCAGTACCACGACTTGCTGAGCGGTCTGGGCATCAGTGGACCCTGTCCCGACCCCCGCATCAGCGTCCCCAAGCGAGATATCGAGTGGGCCGAAGCCGAGCAAAAGCGCCTCGGCATCCACGAAAGCGGCTATGTATTGATTCACCCCGGAGCGAGCGCCCTCTCGCGCCTCAAGGGCATCGAGAAGACCTACCCCGCTCAAAGCTGGAAGTCCATTATCCGAGACTTTCGTCAGCGCCAGCCGGGTCTGCCGGTGGTGCTGGTTCAGGGACCGGAGGATCGGGAAATCGTGGAGGCGATCGCCGCTGACGCCGACGTCAAAATCGCCACGCCCGACGACATTGGCAAGCTCGCGGCCCTAATCGCCGGAGCCAACCTGATGCTGTGCACCGACAGCGGCCCGATGCATCTAGCAGTGGCGGTCCAAACCTATACCATTGCGCTCTTTGGGCCGACGGACTCCACCAAGCTCCTGCCCACGAGCAGCAAGATCATTGCGCTCCAGTCGACGACCAACCGGGTCGCAGACATCACGCCCGACGACGTGCTCAAGCGGGTCTGGGGTGGCTAG
- the ispD gene encoding 2-C-methyl-D-erythritol 4-phosphate cytidylyltransferase, whose product MHLLIPAAGVGRRMGSDRNKLLLTLLGKPILSWTLLAAEASQSISWIGIIGQPEDYPDFKDILAAIALTKPVALIQGGTTRQGSVYNGLKGLPADAERVLIHDGARCLATPELFDRCAAALLECSGLIAAVPVKDTIKVVGDQREIIDTPDRSNLWAAQTPQGFEVKTLRQCHDEGDRLGWSVTDDAALFEKCGLPVHIVEGEETNLKVTTPVDLAIAEFILRQRSQSAPA is encoded by the coding sequence GTGCACCTATTAATTCCAGCGGCGGGCGTGGGGCGGCGCATGGGGAGCGATCGCAACAAACTGCTGCTCACCCTCTTGGGAAAACCCATCCTGAGCTGGACGCTCCTGGCCGCCGAAGCCTCCCAGAGCATTAGCTGGATCGGGATCATCGGCCAGCCCGAGGACTACCCCGACTTCAAGGACATTTTGGCGGCGATCGCCCTCACCAAGCCGGTAGCGCTGATCCAGGGCGGCACCACGCGCCAGGGGTCGGTCTACAACGGGCTCAAAGGGCTGCCCGCCGACGCCGAGCGGGTGCTGATTCACGACGGGGCTCGCTGTCTGGCTACTCCCGAGCTATTCGATCGGTGCGCGGCGGCCCTGCTGGAGTGCTCTGGCCTGATCGCCGCCGTCCCGGTCAAGGACACGATCAAAGTCGTCGGCGACCAGCGAGAAATCATCGACACGCCCGATCGCAGCAACCTCTGGGCGGCCCAGACGCCCCAGGGCTTTGAGGTGAAGACCCTGCGCCAGTGCCACGACGAGGGCGATCGCCTGGGCTGGAGCGTCACCGACGACGCGGCCCTCTTTGAAAAATGCGGTCTGCCCGTGCACATTGTCGAGGGCGAGGAAACCAACCTCAAGGTCACGACTCCTGTGGATTTGGCGATCGCCGAGTTTATTTTGCGCCAGCGGAGCCAAAGCGCCCCTGCGTGA
- a CDS encoding aspartate aminotransferase family protein: MSPETLVPASLDAAGTPFSTEAFDQFVMTSYGRFPLALVRGAGSRVWDSEGREYLDFVAGIATCTLGHAHPAMVEAVTQQIQTLHHVSNLYYIPAQGELAQWLVEHSCADRVFFCNSGAEANEGAIKLARKYAHTVLGIQDPVILTANASFHGRTLATITATGQPKYQQNFSPLVPGFHYVPYNDFGALEAAIAQIDQAERRVAAILLEPLQGEGGVRPGDREYFQRVRQLCDEKGILLILDEVQVGMGRTGHYWGYEALGIEPDIFTSAKGLGGGIPIGATLCKAFCDVFKPGDHASTFGGNPFVCAVALSICRTLEQDNLLANVQARGEQLRAGLRAIAAQRPDQIAEVRGWGLINGLELKGDIELTSLDVVKGAIAEGLLLVPAGPKVVRFVPPLIVTAAEIDQALEILERTLAAL, from the coding sequence GTGAGTCCAGAAACCCTCGTTCCCGCGTCTCTCGACGCCGCTGGCACCCCCTTCAGTACGGAAGCCTTTGACCAATTCGTCATGACCTCCTACGGTCGCTTCCCCCTGGCCCTCGTGCGAGGCGCCGGTAGCCGCGTGTGGGACAGCGAGGGCCGCGAATACCTGGACTTTGTCGCCGGGATTGCCACCTGTACCCTGGGCCACGCCCATCCCGCCATGGTGGAGGCGGTCACCCAGCAAATTCAGACCCTGCACCACGTTTCCAATCTCTACTACATCCCCGCCCAGGGGGAGCTGGCCCAGTGGCTGGTCGAGCACTCCTGCGCAGACCGGGTCTTTTTCTGCAACTCCGGCGCCGAGGCCAATGAAGGGGCGATCAAGCTGGCCCGGAAGTACGCCCACACCGTCCTGGGCATCCAGGACCCGGTGATCCTGACGGCCAACGCGAGCTTCCACGGCCGGACCCTGGCCACGATCACGGCGACGGGCCAGCCGAAGTACCAGCAGAATTTTTCGCCCTTGGTTCCTGGGTTCCACTACGTGCCCTACAACGACTTTGGGGCGCTGGAGGCGGCGATCGCCCAGATTGATCAGGCGGAGCGGCGCGTGGCGGCGATCCTCCTGGAGCCGCTCCAGGGCGAGGGCGGCGTCCGGCCCGGCGATCGCGAATATTTTCAGCGGGTCCGGCAGCTGTGCGACGAAAAGGGCATTTTGCTGATCCTCGATGAGGTGCAGGTGGGCATGGGCCGCACCGGCCACTACTGGGGCTACGAAGCCCTGGGCATCGAGCCGGACATTTTCACATCGGCCAAGGGCCTCGGCGGCGGGATTCCCATCGGCGCGACCCTGTGCAAGGCGTTCTGCGACGTTTTCAAGCCGGGGGATCACGCCAGCACCTTTGGCGGCAATCCCTTTGTGTGTGCGGTGGCCCTGTCCATTTGCCGCACCCTCGAGCAAGACAATCTGCTGGCCAACGTGCAGGCGCGGGGCGAGCAGCTCCGGGCGGGCTTGCGGGCGATCGCCGCTCAGCGTCCCGACCAGATCGCCGAAGTGCGGGGCTGGGGCCTGATCAATGGCCTGGAGCTGAAGGGTGATATCGAGCTGACGTCTCTGGACGTGGTGAAAGGGGCGATCGCCGAAGGGCTGCTGCTGGTGCCTGCCGGTCCCAAGGTGGTGCGCTTCGTGCCGCCGCTGATCGTCACGGCTGCCGAGATCGATCAGGCCCTAGAAATCCTGGAGCGCACCCTCGCCGCTCTCTAG